In Cryptomeria japonica chromosome 10, Sugi_1.0, whole genome shotgun sequence, a genomic segment contains:
- the LOC131028982 gene encoding protein EPIDERMAL PATTERNING FACTOR 2 codes for MKTKIAIFFLVLFLPFAAANTLIPAGPENRAKDSENEGGTPKNNINYEVAGSTIPDCSHACGSCLPCTRVTVSFKCTIAESCPIAYRCMCKGKVFPVPSLRPRP; via the exons ATGAAGACGAAAATCGCAATCTTTTTTCTTGTTCTCTTTCTTCCGTTTGCAGCTGCCAATACTCTCATCCCTGCTGGTCCTG AAAATAGAGCCAAAGACTCTGAAAACGAAGGAGGTACTCCAAAAAATAACATTAATTATGAGGTTGCAGGGTCAACCATACCAGACTGCAGCCATGCTTGTGGATCATGCTTGCCTTGTACACGAGTTACAGTAAGCTTCAAATGCACCATTGCAGAATCATGTCCCATTGCTTATCGCTGCATGTGCAAGGGCAAGGTTTTCCCTGTTCCTTCCTTACGTCCGAGGCCTTAA